One Phycisphaerae bacterium RAS2 DNA window includes the following coding sequences:
- the corC gene encoding Magnesium and cobalt efflux protein CorC, translating to MPEPSLFLQLLLVPILIGVNAFFVAAEYAVVTMRGTRIEELRRQGLEAALLLSRLKEDVSGSLATIQICITATNLLIGAVAEPSMTRLIVGMLRPLDFVLPASYARPIGLVTGLLVVTFMTVVLSELLPKALTLQYTERIALFVARPIQLCHIVCLPLVRVMNWTGNCIVRLLGLGKIKIEEPVPTEDELEIMVDRADDAGEFQEEHGELLRRAFDFADLTVRHVMIPMHSAGVAPSNWTVEELAAYLHERPYTRWPIRDPATGRVNGVVNVKMALYANAIAAGQAVILHDLATPVRYLDPDEPLIDALEDLRTSRQHLAVVRDKTGSELGIVTLEDILASIVGDIRSETRQWPIRRPR from the coding sequence ATGCCCGAGCCTTCCCTGTTTCTACAACTGCTCCTGGTGCCGATTCTCATCGGCGTGAACGCCTTTTTTGTGGCCGCCGAATACGCCGTCGTCACGATGCGCGGCACGCGCATCGAAGAGCTGCGGCGTCAGGGTCTCGAAGCCGCCCTGCTTTTGTCGCGACTGAAGGAAGACGTCAGCGGCTCGCTCGCCACCATTCAGATCTGCATTACCGCGACCAACCTGCTCATCGGCGCCGTCGCCGAGCCGAGCATGACCCGCCTCATCGTAGGAATGTTGCGCCCGCTGGACTTCGTGCTGCCGGCTTCGTACGCGAGGCCGATCGGGTTGGTCACCGGCCTGCTGGTTGTCACGTTCATGACTGTCGTGTTGAGCGAGTTGCTCCCGAAGGCGCTGACATTGCAGTACACCGAGCGCATCGCGCTGTTCGTGGCTCGGCCGATCCAGCTTTGTCACATCGTCTGCCTGCCGCTGGTTCGCGTGATGAACTGGACCGGCAATTGCATCGTCCGCCTGCTCGGGCTTGGCAAGATCAAGATCGAGGAGCCGGTGCCGACCGAGGACGAACTGGAGATCATGGTCGATCGCGCCGACGACGCGGGCGAGTTCCAGGAGGAGCACGGCGAGCTGCTTCGCCGCGCGTTTGATTTCGCCGACCTCACCGTGCGGCATGTGATGATCCCGATGCATTCCGCGGGCGTCGCGCCGAGCAACTGGACCGTCGAAGAGCTGGCGGCCTACCTGCACGAGCGCCCCTACACGAGATGGCCGATCCGCGACCCGGCTACGGGACGGGTGAATGGCGTCGTCAACGTGAAGATGGCGTTGTACGCCAACGCGATTGCCGCGGGGCAGGCCGTGATTCTTCATGACCTCGCCACACCGGTGCGCTACCTCGACCCCGACGAACCGCTGATCGACGCGCTGGAAGACCTCCGCACCAGTCGCCAGCATCTCGCGGTCGTACGCGACAAAACCGGTAGTGAACTGGGCATCGTGACGCTGGAAGACATTCTCGCGTCGATTGTGGGCGACATTCGCAGCGAGACGCGCCAGTGGCCGATCCGCCGCCCGCGTTGA
- the frdA gene encoding Fumarate reductase flavoprotein subunit, whose protein sequence is MAKQRVAMIGGGLAGLAGAMKLAEEGVAVDLVSMVPVKRSHSVCAQGGINSVNTVTRSQGDSEWKHLDDTVYGGDFLNHQPPVKEMTDWGPKVIDLLDRLGVPFNRTPEGNLDRRRFGGTLYKRTAFSGATTGQQLLYALDEQVRRWEAEGLITKYEHWEFLGLILDDAGVCKGCVIQDMFSMQLKALRADAVVLATGGCGLIFGKSTMSMICTGGANARAYQEGVKYANGEFIQVHPTAIPGADKLRLMSESARGEGGRVWVPRKPQDPRDPLTIPESERYYFLEERYPTYGNLVPRDIATREIFDVCVNGGLSVEKEDLCVYLDLTHLPSTAHHKLEGILEIYEKFAGGDPRTTPMKIFPAVHYSMGGLWVDYEKDAKTGGLALGSPRNQMTNVKGVFAIGEADYQYHGANRLGANSLLSCIFAGLINAPSIINYFKSCKSAAADAPAGLFDGAIKRHQDKFKALAARTGEENAYELHLELGRTMTANCTVVRYNDKIKQTLAKIDEIAARYQKAPLSDTGQWTNQNLSFVRALGDMIVLAKVIALGALQRDECRGAHYKPDFEISGLDPAAGDMTAQAKKWCQLFKKRNDDWLKTTIAEHTPAGPKLTYEPVDVSLIPPRPRTYGLKGAEEIERIWKTEFSGGGSGTTKKEPAAVGA, encoded by the coding sequence ATGGCAAAGCAACGAGTGGCGATGATCGGCGGCGGCCTGGCGGGGTTGGCCGGAGCGATGAAGCTGGCCGAAGAGGGCGTGGCCGTCGATCTGGTCAGCATGGTGCCGGTGAAGCGGTCGCACAGCGTCTGCGCGCAGGGCGGCATCAACAGCGTGAACACCGTGACGCGCTCGCAGGGTGACAGCGAGTGGAAGCACCTCGATGACACGGTCTACGGCGGCGACTTTCTCAATCATCAGCCGCCGGTGAAGGAGATGACCGACTGGGGGCCGAAGGTCATTGACCTGCTCGATCGGCTGGGTGTGCCGTTCAATCGCACGCCCGAGGGGAATCTCGACCGACGTCGATTCGGCGGCACGCTGTACAAGCGCACGGCCTTCTCCGGCGCGACGACCGGCCAGCAGCTCTTGTACGCGCTGGATGAGCAGGTACGCCGATGGGAGGCCGAAGGGCTGATCACCAAGTACGAGCACTGGGAATTTCTGGGGCTGATTCTGGACGACGCAGGCGTCTGCAAGGGCTGCGTCATTCAGGACATGTTCTCGATGCAGCTCAAGGCGCTGCGCGCCGACGCGGTCGTGCTGGCCACCGGCGGCTGCGGGCTGATCTTCGGCAAGAGCACCATGTCGATGATCTGCACCGGCGGAGCCAACGCACGGGCCTACCAGGAAGGCGTGAAGTACGCCAACGGTGAGTTCATCCAGGTGCATCCGACGGCGATCCCCGGGGCCGACAAGCTGCGGCTGATGAGCGAAAGCGCCCGCGGCGAGGGCGGCCGCGTATGGGTACCACGCAAGCCGCAGGACCCGCGCGACCCGCTGACGATCCCCGAAAGCGAGCGGTATTACTTCCTCGAGGAGCGCTACCCGACGTACGGCAATCTCGTGCCGCGCGATATCGCCACGCGCGAGATCTTTGACGTATGCGTGAACGGTGGCCTGTCGGTCGAGAAGGAAGATCTCTGCGTCTATCTCGATCTGACGCACCTGCCGTCGACCGCGCACCACAAGCTCGAAGGCATCCTGGAGATTTATGAGAAGTTCGCCGGCGGCGACCCGCGCACGACGCCGATGAAAATCTTCCCCGCTGTGCACTACTCAATGGGCGGCCTCTGGGTGGATTACGAGAAGGACGCAAAGACCGGCGGCCTGGCACTCGGATCGCCTCGCAACCAGATGACCAACGTCAAAGGCGTCTTTGCCATCGGCGAGGCGGATTACCAGTACCACGGAGCCAACCGCCTCGGCGCGAACTCGTTGCTCTCCTGCATCTTTGCCGGATTGATCAACGCACCGTCGATCATCAACTATTTCAAGAGTTGTAAGTCGGCGGCGGCCGATGCTCCGGCCGGCCTGTTCGACGGCGCGATCAAGCGGCATCAGGACAAGTTCAAGGCGCTGGCCGCACGCACCGGCGAGGAGAACGCCTACGAGTTGCATCTCGAGCTGGGCCGCACGATGACCGCCAATTGCACGGTCGTGCGCTACAACGACAAGATCAAACAGACGCTGGCGAAGATCGACGAGATCGCCGCGCGGTACCAGAAAGCGCCGCTGTCGGACACAGGCCAGTGGACGAACCAGAATTTGTCGTTCGTGCGGGCGCTGGGCGACATGATCGTGCTGGCAAAAGTGATCGCGCTGGGTGCGCTTCAACGCGACGAGTGCCGCGGCGCTCACTACAAGCCTGATTTTGAAATCAGCGGGCTGGACCCGGCCGCCGGCGACATGACGGCACAGGCGAAGAAGTGGTGCCAGCTCTTCAAGAAGCGCAACGACGACTGGCTTAAGACGACCATCGCCGAGCACACACCGGCCGGGCCGAAGCTGACCTATGAGCCCGTGGATGTGAGTCTGATCCCGCCGCGGCCGCGAACGTACGGCCTGAAAGGTGCGGAAGAAATCGAGCGCATCTGGAAGACGGAATTCTCGGGCGGCGGATCGGGAACGACGAAGAAGGAACCCGCGGCCGTGGGGGCGTAA